The Glycine soja cultivar W05 chromosome 15, ASM419377v2, whole genome shotgun sequence region aaaaaaaataaaaaaaaaatttagcctATAATTGAAAtcaataaagaattttttttccttcagaaATCAATCAAGAGttgttaaaaacttaaaataatccttattttttaagctcgaattaaaattaattttacaaaattgtgGTTTTTTCATAAACACAAGTTTTCATACAATGTCGCTGACCTATGCACTGCTTTAGTCTCAACATATCTACTAGCTGACTGACTGGTTTGCCTTCGTACTTTAAAACGAAGGAAAGAAAATGTCCCAATGATATCTCAACACGTCACCGTTTTGACTCCTTCTTTTGAACCCACTCTGCCTAGATGTTCTGCACGTATTGGGCCGTGACGCGATGTCCATCACCAACGCATTGCCCTAACAAACCCTCCACCGAGGCATATTTCGTTGAATGAATCTTAGAGGAGTGAATGGCCTATGGATCTGAAATGAGTTTCTTCGATTTCATCGTGTTGATGATAGGGTCGCTCTTTCTGTTCAAAGCTTTCGATTTTACTTTCTGTGTCTCCTTCTTCTGCTTCTTTTGATTCCCCCAAATCTTCAGTTTTAAAAACCCTAATCTGCTGCCATGAGGAAGAAGCTCGATACCCGTTTCCCTGCTGTGAGTGTTTCTCAGTTTCTCTTTGTAAAGTTTTTATCTTTCGTTGTTTTATGCTGCTTGGATGCAAGAAAAGTTGTggaaagtgaattttttttgttgctaatTTTGAttgaacttttttctttctttttctttttttgtgtgtgaaaaaaaaggttttggctgatgctaattgtttattcttTGTTACGATATAAGGGGTTTACGTGTTTGGGTCTATGGTGCTTAATAATTGAAGTGGATGGGTTTATTTTGTGGTTATGTAGGTGTTATGGACATGTGTGATGCTACTTTAGGTGCTTGACTTAACTTAGGTTCtgtgttttacttctttttttctttttttttttttttaaggaatggGTTTGTTTGGGTACTGCTGTTTAAGGTTGCTTGATGGATGTATTAGTTGAGACTGTTGTTATGGTTTTTGATAATTGTGATTCTCATACTGTCCTCCTTTCTATTGTTGACTTGAAAAAGAACCAACCTTTGTTAAGTTTAACAATTCAATATATGCCATTGTtaaaattcatcttctcttaaaTCAGTTTTTCAAGTTAACCCGAATTCTGTTTGAAACCTATGTCTACttcaaatttttagtattttaaaacctgaataaatttttttccattGCTTGCCAAATACTCACATCAAATGTCAATTGTTCTTCTGATAATGGTGAGCTAACTAGTTGTGACTTAAATTGACATCAGTCTTTAATACAGTGATTTATAATGGAGTAGAATTTTCGTTTAGGAATTCATTATGATATCAAAAATTGGGAGGAATGTTTGATGATATAATTGCAGTGACACTTTTCAATTTCTGATAATTTTTAGCCTGGTGATATTGTTTGGCAAAGCTTTGCCAAACCAGGTAGGAAATACGGGTGAGGGGTAGAAGAGGAATTTTGGTTGTAACAACCTTGCCATACATGGCAAGGAGGGTAGGAAGGAAGGGCAAACAATCAGAAGCAATGAAAAAGGGAGGGAAAGATAAGGGAGAGGAGATCCGGCCAATAATGAGTTTTGAGGCCATTTGGGAATTGAGAAGAGATGCAGACACTCAAAGTTTTGCAGTGttctatattttgttttctagttTTGTGAGTGTCTGAGTGATTCTGATCTTTGTAATTGGGGTTTATACCTATTTTTCTCTAATAAAATATGTTGTTTCTATCAGTCATCTAGCAGGTTAATCCATTTTACTTTCTCAGCATACAGAAGCCATCATgcatagttaataaaaaaacttacagTAATTACCATTTATTTGAGGATTGGGAGACAATGATTTTTCCTTATTTCAAGAGGGGCAAGAATTTAGGGAGACAGGGAGAGACACCACTTTTATTGACTTCTAATTAAGTTTTAAGTTGAATTAAATGATGTTCATAAGGGTGTTAATTTGTAATTTGGACTCTGCTAAATTCTTCTACTTGTCTATTAAGTATTACAAGGAGTGATATCTTGTAAAAGAACGCTTTATTTGATGTGATGAAATCTTCAAATTGCAGGCTCGGATAAAGAAGATAATGCAGGCAGATGAGGATGTTGGAAAGATAGCACTGGCTGTGCCTGTTTTAGTTTGTGAGTTGCTTTGAATTACTCTGCTGTTAACTTCAGGCTGCTGGTTGTTTGTTTCTGTTATATACATTGTTGACGTTGCTCCTGAATGCATTACAGCTAAAGCTCTAGAACTATTTTTGCAAGATCTTTGTGACCGCACTTATGAAATAACTCTTCAAAGAGGAGCAAAGACCATGAATTCATTGCATTTGTAAGTCTTTTATGCTATAATTACGTTTCTTCAATCTCCCATAGTGATTTAGAACTAACTCTAGAACTTAGAATAATGCCTTTATAACTGGGTAATGTTTTTAGCTTTGATTTTAATTCTCACTTTCCCCTTTTCCATATGTCCAAGTTATAAATGGAAGCTAAATGTGAAACAGGAAAGTAgcaattttttaagtttaaaaaaattcttaataatgtaaattaaatatgaatggCTAAACTTGATTAGAAGtgtttatttatgtttaaaaggTAATTTGCTTGTTGGACTATGCATCCATGTGTGAAGTAGATTGTTAAACTTTATTGGTATATCTTATTTGCACTGTCACTTCAGCATAATTTTTTGTGTCTCGTGTGTTCTATGAACTTTATTTTGTATATCTTAACTTGAATCTGAAGGAAACTTTGAGATTGATTGAAAACTTGCTCGGGAAGGAGCCTGCATTCCATATCATATATAGAAACAGTGAAACCCTATACAATGGGTTTCCCATAATTAGGGAAAGAATACAAGAAGATCTATAAGATTTTCAGCCTAATTGGCTAATTATGTACAGAAAATAAAGGGAAATTAATTACAATGAAATCAAATATTCTAGCGCAATCTCAGCCTGTATCTCTAAATCCTAATGCAATCCTATTGTAATCTCAATATTCCCCCCTAACCTGGTGcttataattcatattcatccaTCTTGATGCATATGTATGATATCCTCAGTCCCCAGAGAGACTTAGTGAAGATCTCTGCTGGTTAATCATTAGAATAGAACCAACACATTATGTAGTGACAGTCAATCTAAAATCTAAATGCACATGTGCAAGGATGCCTGACTATCACATATGGGACTCACAGGGCCTACTTTACAAAATTTAACTCTTGGAATAATTGCTTCTGCCCTATGAGTTCACATGTCATGAGACCCATGGCTTAGTATACCTTTGAATAGATATGGCTACAACATTATGCTTTTTACTCTTCCATGAAGTGAGATTACCTCCAGTAAGAACACAGTAACCTGAAGTAGACTGACTGATAGTCGGGCAACTTACCCAATTTGCAtcaatatatgaaataaaatcaaaatgactTCAGGTTTCTAACCATGACATCCCTATGAGCATCACTAGGAGaattaataaattgaataaCCTTTCAATGGACATGACAAAGAGATTAAGACTGGACGTGAGTCCCTTGAACTTTCAATGGGAGGTTCCTTGACTAGCACTGGACCTAGACAATGCTGATAAGTTATGAGAAGGGGTGGATTGGGAGACTAGGATACCTTTCTAGAACAGGAAGCAATTAAAGAAGCAAGACAAGGAATAGGCAATACCTAAGAGGCTTCTTCAGCCTTCTTGGTGATCATAATGTATTTGGCCACAAAACCAATCTTAACAGCTGGGACCCAATACAAATAGTTCCTACCATTAAGCTTTTTCAACATTTAGGCAGGattggaagaaaaaatgaaggacACAAGGGCCTTTGTTTGAGGACCCAATACTGCTGGATCATTGTCTGGCATGGGATCCGTGATAGACAATACAAACAAGAAATCCCTAGAAAGAGGGTATTGGCACAAATGTAGATTTTGTGCAACTGTTCCCCCCAGAACTAACTGGGAAGGCATCAACAAACAGAATGGATCCAACGGCAAGGCTAACAGCTGTACATGGTGTACATGTGCTGGAAAAACTCCAGCAAAAATGCACATGAACATGTGAACAGTGATGGTGCTTCAGGGACAAGCTGATTTAACAGGCTAGAGGTGGTTGGGATGGTTGCTGGAACTTCATGGGCCTGATGAACCTCATGGTTCCATTGGCTTGTACTgtagtttttaatttcttagaaaatatttcctttatttcttttatctttgtacattattatttgtattaagAATAAAAGGATATTTCAGTCCAACAATTGGTAGCTTTCTCTACAATTCTACTTTCAAATTAGAAACATGTCTGTTCAACGGAGAGAaccctttttttcttcatgCTGCAATATATTTAACTGTTTCTAAAGCCTTAATCTATTCCAAGAATGCTGCATGACAACAATTTTCTGGCTTCCAAAAGTCTCAGTCATTTGGACTTgaagttattaaaatttaaaattcaaaatgggTCCAACTCAAGTGAAATTAAATCTATTATGTTTTCTGAAACTACATCTGCACTGACAATTGCATAAAAATGCTGATTAATAGAACATAACATTTTATTTGGAAAAAGGAAGATCTGGTCATGTTTCTCCAGTTTCATTTTATTGGCCCTTCTTCTCAcaattaaatatgtatatacTATATCAGTCCGTGTATACTTACTACCATAGTTGTCCATAGCTGTCAGAGCAGCCGCTATCATGGCAGTGAGGCGTGATGCAAAGCACTCTTGCGTTGCGTTTTAGAGTTGCGGTTGTAGCGGCTGCAATAGAGGCGGAGCGAGCCAGCCATGGTTGCCCTTTTGAAGCATTTGGGTTTTGCTACTCTGAAGCCCAAGTGAAATCTGCCATGTCAAACACTGTGCGACTTCCCTTGTGTTGCGACCAACTTCCCGCTCTTCCATTTGTGTTCCGTCACAGGAGACGTGAATGATGGGTCGGGTCCTTAGGGCTTTATAGggcatgttttttcttttttctgattTATTGGGCCTTAGGCCCCAAGTCCAACATTTCTCtgcaatatatttttacaaGGATGGGTTTTTAACTTGATATGTGTACAGTGTACTGTTCTATGGTATAATGTAatgaactaaataataataacaaaagttATAGTAATAAAATCAACTATAGTAGTAATAAAAACTCAAtgaaacataatatataataagctaaataatattaaaaattctaaataatatatattaatatatatatatatatattaagtaaaaaagaatataaattttattaaacaatacatagattattattattaataatacaaaatatatgtgtaaaaatctaaaataatatatattaaaaattttcggaataggttaaaaaagaaaaaaaaaatttagaacagCGGCCATCCCACTATTCCACTTTAGGGTTGGCCACTCCACTCCACTATTCCGGGATTAACAACTATGCTTACTATGATTTTGCTGCCAAGACTAGGTCATGCATGGGAAGGAATGAACCAGGAAATGAGAGTGAAGATCATGGAAGTACATCAAACTGGGTCATTCATGAGAAGGAAGATTATGTTGTATGCtcatcattttttgcatttccTACTTATTCTTATTCTTCCCGCTGCCAAGTTTGTAACATTCAATGaaactattttgtaaaattatcagCTATAACAATGAATGAGAAAAGTTATTTAATATCACTGGAgaacaaatttatataaattctcTCTGGAAATGTTTGCCTTCTCAAAGAATTTATTCTCTTACCTGAACATGGAATACAGTCAAGATGTGAATCCATTAAGCAAAGCCTTGTATAGATGGAAGGGTTGGGGGTGGGTTTCACCCTTCCCAGCTCGATCCTGCCTTTCATGCTCCTGAGTTCATTCCGAATTGAATCAGTTTTTCTTCTAAGCATGATTGGATGAACCCCAGGGGAAAAATTGTCctctaaaaaatcataaattgtgAAGATGAAATAAGGAGTAAATTCCAAATTCTGCACTGAAATTGTTGCTGGTGTGAACATTGGGAAACAGGGAGGATGAGCAAAAGAACATTTTATGGATTGAATTTAGAGAAGTTGTCTGTTCTCCTTGCTAATTCTTTTAAGTCTTTCCTGAGTGCATGTGACTGTAATTCTGTAAACAAATAAACTGTTTGTATGAGTTGTTGAAGAAATCTTTTCCATGATgcttttgaagaaattgtttGTAATTATGTTGTTCCCTCATTCCATGTtcaagtattttatgttttttgttaatattgCCCTTTGATTAGCTCCAAAGTCCAACAAACTTCTTCTAGTTCTACTGTCTGAACAGACTATCTATTCAGATCCTGTTTGATTATGATATTATACTgtttcccttatcttccttcCGAACTCAATAATTACTATGAACTATGAAGTCAAGTCTAACAAGTGGAGAATGTAAATTGCAGAAAACATTGTGTACAAAGCTATAATGTCTTTGACTTTCTGAGGGACGTTGTTAGCAGGGTTCCTGACTACGGCCATGGCCATGGCCATGCTGAGGCTGGTCCTGATGATCGGGTCATTACAAAAAGAAGGTTTGAAGTCCAGTAtctgtttgttttgttgtttcacTCTCCTGATATGCATATTGTTATTGATGTACTGACATTTAAAAATGCCATGTACTTTTCCAGGAAAGCTATTGGTGATGATGGTAATGACAGCGATGAAGAGGCTAAGAGGAGCAAGATGGTAATTGCATTTTTCCTTGTATTTGCACAAAAGCCCTCAATAACATGTCTATCTTTCCGTATTGTTTGTGGAAACCTTCTTTTCTCTGCTTACAaaatggattttcttcacaagcttgtaatattattttcacaAAAGTTTTCAGTTTttgcaaacaaaaaaatgtataagcCATACTTCCACATGTGCATGCATTCTTTCCAATATTACCAAGTCTGGTACTCAAAGGCGCTATTCGGTTTAAgataacattttatattttcttttttttactacaaAAATGCTTCcttgttttctctttatttcCTATTTTCAAAAGTGTTTATAGGGTATTCATTagttaaaagtgaaaataataaatgaaataaaaaggtTTTCTCAAACCAAATGGCCCTGcggaaaaaacatatttttgtctCTGCCTCAGTAACGGTTGCTTTTAGCTTAGTTTGTCATTTGTGGAACACAAGAAAATCCTGCAACTCTTGCAAGATTTAATAATGTTCCTGTGTAAAGTATATGTGCCTAGCAGTCCCTCAATATACCATGTTTTGTTTGCTCAATAATGTTTTTCTTCTATCCCAGCTTGAGTTGGGCCACACTGGCAGTACTGGTAGGGGAAGAGGCCGAGGTAGAGGAAGAGGCCGTGGCCGAGGGCGACCACCTTTAAATAGAGAGACATATCATCAAGATGCTGAATCTGAGCCTTGCACTTCTGTTCAGCCGAGCAACCCACAAAATACAAACACAAGTATAGCAATGGATAATGGTTCTGAGTCAAAGGAGATACCAAAGGAGGAGAATATTGCAGCTCCCGTTGTTCCTGTTGTAAGCACGGATTCCCTCCGGAACATTGATCTGAATGCCATCACGAATGAAAACGATGACAAAAAGGCTAGTGCAGAAGCTGATGCCTCCGCCTCGGTGCCTGAACCTGATGCCTCATTGCCTGAACCCCCAACAGAGAGCAAGCATGAAGAAATTCCGGGGTGGTCACTTTCTGATGTGGACAAGATGGCCATTGATTCACTGCAGCTTGCACAACTTGGTAGGCCActagaagaggaggaggaagactATGATGAAGAGGAGGGGTAAATATTATTAGTCTTTGGTGATTAGATTAGTGAAAAGTTCATCATGATAACTGTAGAATAAGTACATACTAGTGTTATGATTATGAGTATCCACTAGCTGTCAATGCATGTACCATGTTGTTGGCTGAAGAAAGATCTGAATGCCCCTTTTCATTAATCTGGTTTGTATGTGGAGCTGATTTATCTTCCCCTTGACCAGTAATGTTAGCTTCGTGTACTTTTAGGCCTACAATGTATATCACAATTCTAGATTGAGTTAAATTTTTGCATGCAAACTTTGTTTAATATTGCTGCAAATAACTATATAACTATTTTCTAGTCTTGGCTAATGTTATCTCTTTTTGCAATGATGGAAAGCTAGCACTAGTTGGCATATCTACAAGTAAGTGATAACAATCATTGCAATGCTGAATCAATCTCGTCTTGCGAGTAGTTTTTAGGATGCAATGGAGCCCGTACGGTTAAGCGATCTTCACAattcatttgtttgttttttttttactgttttcttatgaaaatctatttttattttgaaaagatgTCACTTTTAAGAATTTAGTAGACTCGtttaaaaaactctttttttttataaaaaaaatcttactatatttggaagttattttgaataatttatcaaaaatactGATTATTACTggcttttaaaatgaaaaatatttgcaATCATGTAAACCATAAACTTTTTTCATTTAACTTAATTGAAGAGAAATAAtcacttgtttttttaataattctttcaaaaactaatacaaaataagtagttattttttttaaatatacttaATTACATTCTaagttcttataaaaaaatcagtGTAAAGTGTTTTCCATTTATgaactttttataatttgtgattttggttcctaaatttttcaaaaaatgagtCAATATTTCCCAATTTTTTTCTCCGTTTTAGcttttaatcatttttgtctatttttttcattaagtgataatgtgatattaattttaatattattttattttatttcaattttttatggttaaaaatcacattaatcataataaaaaaaatggatgttagatactttattcaaaattttaataggCTCTCAATTTTAAGATAGTTTTTGGCATAATAGTGCATGCTTGAGATACCATTTAGATAATTTCAGAAGTACATTGAGAGTAAAAATACACTAGAATTCCTTCTCCAAAAGTACATTTGAAACCCTctaacatttttatataataacttttaaatttttcattcttgATCATAGACCACGAGTGTTCCCCAACCCAGTAAATCAAATATTAGCTTTATTCGCGATGCATTACTATCACTTTTCTAAAGAAAATTTACATAATGAAAATTGTATGATCATCTCAAACATTCTAGTAATCAAATACCACAAAAATGCACCAAGCACCAAGTAGATGATCACTCTCTTTcagaaatgttttattttactatttttagccTTTTACactttattcaattattaaaacaaattatgtcatcatttatatttatatttagtttaaaactCTGAATTATGATTCCCAATAAAACATGCAACCATTCAGTTCATTGGAAATTTGGAATAACCTGCAAatgtttcagtaaaaaaaatactgacTCTGGAAA contains the following coding sequences:
- the LOC114388194 gene encoding dr1-associated corepressor homolog isoform X3, whose translation is MNQEMRVKIMEVHQTGSFMRRKIMLKHCVQSYNVFDFLRDVVSRVPDYGHGHGHAEAGPDDRVITKRRKAIGDDGNDSDEEAKRSKMLELGHTGSTGRGRGRGRGRGRGRGRPPLNRETYHQDAESEPCTSVQPSNPQNTNTSIAMDNGSESKEIPKEENIAAPVVPVVSTDSLRNIDLNAITNENDDKKASAEADASASVPEPDASLPEPPTESKHEEIPGWSLSDVDKMAIDSLQLAQLGRPLEEEEEDYDEEEG
- the LOC114388194 gene encoding dr1-associated corepressor-like isoform X2; this translates as MRKKLDTRFPAARIKKIMQADEDVGKIALAVPVLVSKALELFLQDLCDRTYEITLQRGAKTMNSLHLKHCVQSYNVFDFLRDVVSRVPDYGHGHGHAEAGPDDRVITKRRKAIGDDGNDSDEEAKRSKMLELGHTGSTGRGRGRGRGRGRGRGRPPLNRETYHQDAESEPCTSVQPSNPQNTNTSIAMDNGSESKEIPKEENIAAPVVPVVSTDSLRNIDLNAITNENDDKKASAEADASASVPEPDASLPEPPTESKHEEIPGWSLSDVDKMAIDSLQLAQLGRPLEEEEEDYDEEEG
- the LOC114388194 gene encoding dr1-associated corepressor-like isoform X1 produces the protein MRKKLDTRFPAARIKKIMQADEDVGKIALAVPVLVSKALELFLQDLCDRTYEITLQRGAKTMNSLHLLGHAWEGMNQEMRVKIMEVHQTGSFMRRKIMLKHCVQSYNVFDFLRDVVSRVPDYGHGHGHAEAGPDDRVITKRRKAIGDDGNDSDEEAKRSKMLELGHTGSTGRGRGRGRGRGRGRGRPPLNRETYHQDAESEPCTSVQPSNPQNTNTSIAMDNGSESKEIPKEENIAAPVVPVVSTDSLRNIDLNAITNENDDKKASAEADASASVPEPDASLPEPPTESKHEEIPGWSLSDVDKMAIDSLQLAQLGRPLEEEEEDYDEEEG